A stretch of Pseudomonas sp. LS.1a DNA encodes these proteins:
- a CDS encoding LysR substrate-binding domain-containing protein has translation MKTRSEELQVFVAVIDSGSISAAAEQIGQTPSAVSRTLSRLEGKLGTTLVNRTTRRMDLTEEGRFFLERARLILEQMDEMEERLSMNRQTPTGRLRINAAAPFMLHAILPWIGEFRRQYPGIELELNTDDLIIDLLEQSTDVAIRIGELADSSLHARSLGCSPVQVLASPAYLEQHGTPQRVEDLANHCLLGFSQPESLNHWPLRHAQGDRWSIRPSLIASSGETLRQLALAGEGIVSLSHFMTHEDIRTGRLQVLLSEANNGYRQPIHAVYYRNTQLALRIQCFLDFIQRKLAMYAS, from the coding sequence GTGAAAACCCGATCCGAAGAACTTCAGGTATTCGTCGCCGTCATCGACAGCGGCTCGATTTCCGCCGCTGCCGAGCAGATAGGCCAGACCCCGTCTGCCGTCAGCCGCACCCTGTCGCGCCTGGAGGGCAAGCTGGGCACCACACTGGTCAACCGCACCACCCGGCGCATGGACCTGACCGAGGAGGGCCGCTTCTTCCTCGAACGCGCGCGGCTGATCCTGGAGCAGATGGACGAGATGGAAGAGCGCCTGTCGATGAACCGCCAGACCCCCACCGGGCGCCTGCGCATCAACGCTGCCGCGCCGTTCATGCTGCATGCCATCCTGCCGTGGATCGGCGAGTTCCGCCGCCAATACCCTGGCATCGAACTGGAGCTCAATACCGACGACCTGATCATCGACCTGCTGGAGCAGAGCACCGATGTGGCGATTCGCATCGGCGAACTGGCCGACTCCAGCCTGCACGCGCGCAGCCTGGGGTGCAGCCCGGTACAGGTGCTGGCCAGCCCGGCCTACCTCGAACAGCACGGCACACCGCAGCGGGTCGAGGACCTGGCCAACCACTGCCTGCTCGGCTTCAGCCAGCCCGAATCGCTCAACCACTGGCCTCTGCGCCATGCCCAGGGTGACCGCTGGAGCATCCGCCCGTCGCTGATCGCCTCCAGCGGCGAAACCTTGCGCCAACTTGCGCTGGCCGGCGAGGGCATTGTCAGCCTGTCGCACTTCATGACCCACGAGGACATCCGCACCGGGCGCCTGCAGGTGTTGCTGAGCGAAGCCAACAACGGCTACCGCCAGCCGATTCATGCGGTGTATTACCGCAACACCCAGCTGGCGCTGCGTATCCAGTGTTTCCTCGATTTCATCCAGCGCAAGTTGGCGATGTACGCCAGCTGA
- a CDS encoding lysophospholipid acyltransferase family protein, with protein sequence MLANLTAYLITSAARLITGARALWLGCTPLPVQRLYFANHSSHGDFVLLWASLPQPLRKRTRPVAGADYWARPGIRDFLIRKVFNGVLINRQHSAGQGSPLQPILEAVAQGDSLIFFPEGTRNLGDEPLMPFRSGLYHLAAANPDVELVPVWIANLNRVMPKGRALPLPLLCTLSFGEPLHLQPDESKPAFLERASQALLNLAPKDA encoded by the coding sequence ATGCTCGCCAACCTGACCGCCTACCTCATCACTTCCGCCGCCCGTCTGATCACCGGCGCCCGTGCCCTGTGGCTGGGTTGTACGCCGCTGCCAGTGCAGCGCCTGTACTTCGCCAACCACAGCAGCCATGGCGACTTCGTACTGCTGTGGGCCTCGCTGCCACAGCCGCTGCGCAAGCGTACCCGTCCGGTAGCCGGTGCCGATTACTGGGCCAGGCCGGGCATTCGCGATTTTCTTATCCGCAAGGTCTTCAATGGTGTGCTGATCAACCGACAGCACAGCGCCGGCCAGGGCAGCCCGTTGCAGCCGATCCTCGAAGCCGTGGCCCAGGGCGACTCGCTGATCTTCTTCCCGGAGGGTACCCGCAATCTCGGCGACGAGCCGCTGATGCCGTTCAGGAGTGGGCTGTACCACCTGGCAGCAGCCAACCCCGACGTCGAGCTGGTGCCGGTGTGGATCGCCAACCTGAACCGGGTGATGCCCAAGGGCCGCGCCCTGCCATTGCCGTTGCTGTGCACATTGAGCTTTGGCGAACCGCTGCACCTGCAGCCGGATGAAAGCAAGCCAGCCTTCCTCGAGCGGGCCAGCCAGGCCCTGCTGAACCTGGCCCCCAAGGATGCCTGA
- a CDS encoding putative quinol monooxygenase: MSEQYAFILKAKTRPEMAEAFETLFRAYVEPSRQEPGCIEYHMLRDKQDPSLFVFFEVWADKAALDVHSALPHMTAFFEKRMDYLERDFDIQMIDMLSASSASR, translated from the coding sequence ATGAGTGAGCAGTACGCCTTCATCCTCAAAGCCAAGACCCGCCCGGAAATGGCTGAAGCGTTCGAAACCCTGTTCCGCGCCTACGTCGAGCCAAGCCGCCAGGAGCCGGGCTGCATCGAGTACCACATGCTGCGCGACAAGCAGGACCCGAGCCTGTTCGTATTCTTCGAGGTGTGGGCCGACAAGGCCGCGCTGGATGTGCATTCGGCACTGCCGCACATGACCGCGTTCTTCGAAAAGCGCATGGACTACCTGGAGCGCGATTTCGACATCCAGATGATCGACATGCTCAGCGCCTCAAGCGCTAGCCGCTGA
- a CDS encoding sulfite exporter TauE/SafE family protein: protein MNTLLAFYQNIGPALSLLVVMTFLLAGAVKGVIGLGLPTIAMGLLGLAMQPAQAAALLIVPSTLTNLWQLASGGHLRELLVRLGPMLAMIFVGTVLGSAWLGINSGPWAVHALGAALLVYALYGLVGPGLHLAPGRERWLGPLCGLVTGVVTAATGVFVMPAVPYLQSLGLSREQMIQALGLSFTVSTLALAIGLAGQDALGGQALGASLLMLAPALLGMLAGQWLRQRISALLFKRCFFIGLAALGGHLLISG from the coding sequence ATGAATACCTTGCTAGCTTTCTACCAGAACATTGGCCCAGCGCTGTCGCTGCTGGTGGTAATGACCTTCCTGCTGGCCGGCGCGGTGAAAGGGGTGATCGGCCTCGGCCTGCCGACCATCGCCATGGGCCTGCTGGGCCTGGCTATGCAACCGGCGCAGGCTGCGGCGTTGCTGATCGTGCCCTCGACCCTCACCAATCTGTGGCAGTTGGCCAGCGGCGGGCACCTGCGGGAGTTGCTGGTGCGCCTGGGGCCAATGCTGGCGATGATCTTCGTCGGTACCGTGCTCGGCAGCGCCTGGCTGGGGATCAACAGCGGCCCGTGGGCCGTGCATGCACTGGGCGCGGCCTTGCTGGTGTATGCGCTGTACGGGCTGGTCGGCCCGGGCTTGCACCTGGCGCCGGGGCGGGAGCGTTGGCTGGGGCCGCTTTGCGGGCTGGTTACGGGCGTGGTCACGGCCGCGACCGGGGTATTCGTGATGCCGGCGGTGCCCTACCTGCAGAGCCTGGGCTTGAGCCGGGAGCAGATGATCCAGGCCCTGGGCCTGTCGTTCACGGTTTCGACGCTGGCCTTGGCCATTGGCCTGGCCGGGCAGGATGCCCTGGGTGGCCAGGCACTGGGTGCTTCGCTGCTGATGCTGGCGCCGGCCTTGCTCGGCATGCTGGCCGGCCAGTGGCTGCGTCAGCGTATCAGCGCGTTGCTGTTCAAACGGTGCTTCTTCATCGGCCTGGCCGCACTCGGCGGCCATCTGCTGATCAGCGGCTAG
- a CDS encoding NAD(P)H-dependent oxidoreductase: protein MKKILLLNGGKQFAHSDGRLNATLHEAAIAHLDRAGFDVRQTFIDGGYDAREEVEKFLWADVVIYQMPGWWMGAPWTVKKYVDDVFTAGHGSLYANDGRTRADHSQKYGSGGLVHGKQYMLSLTWNAPQQAFDDPSDFFEGKGVDAVYFPFHKANQFLGMTGLPTFLAVDVMKRPDVPAALAAYEAHLDKVFGKAR, encoded by the coding sequence ATGAAAAAGATCCTTTTGCTCAACGGTGGTAAACAGTTCGCTCATTCCGATGGTCGCCTCAACGCGACCTTGCATGAAGCGGCCATCGCTCATCTGGACCGGGCGGGATTCGATGTGCGCCAGACCTTCATCGACGGTGGCTATGATGCCCGGGAAGAAGTGGAGAAGTTCCTCTGGGCCGATGTGGTGATCTACCAGATGCCAGGCTGGTGGATGGGCGCGCCATGGACCGTAAAGAAATACGTCGATGACGTGTTCACTGCAGGCCACGGCAGCCTGTATGCCAACGATGGCCGTACCCGTGCGGACCACTCGCAGAAGTACGGCAGCGGTGGCCTGGTGCATGGCAAGCAGTACATGCTTTCGCTGACCTGGAATGCGCCGCAGCAGGCATTCGACGACCCGAGCGATTTCTTCGAGGGCAAGGGTGTGGATGCGGTGTATTTCCCGTTCCACAAGGCCAACCAGTTCCTCGGCATGACCGGGCTGCCGACTTTCCTGGCGGTGGATGTGATGAAGCGGCCGGATGTGCCGGCTGCCTTGGCGGCCTATGAGGCGCACCTGGACAAGGTATTCGGCAAGGCACGGTAA
- a CDS encoding phosphatase PAP2/dual specificity phosphatase family protein: MSPSREPGLIRRGVFWLLLLGPLFFLSYGLANNHTAGRSDVGSLVFGWERNMPLWPWTIIPYWSIDLLYGLSFLLPRTRQEMDRHALALLTAQLISVSCFLLWPLRFTFERPELGGVFGWMFDVLMGFDQPFNQAPSLHIALLVIIWTMFARHVQRQPWRWLMHGWMALIGVSVLTTWQHHFVDVPTGALAGFVCVWLWPYRGPLPWQQVSLARDAKRWRLALFYTVGGLLCAVPAVTFGGTWLWLSWPAVSLVLVALNYAVLGAGGFQKGADGRLSNAASWLLAPYLVGAWVNSRLWTWRHPQADEVCEGVYLGRIPGHGAQFAAVVDLCAELPCIVGRPVADTCGSGLVSRKGAPTGSASAGQAAHGYACFPTLDLIAPESPLLHQAAIAIERLRSQGPVLVCCALGYSRSASAVAAWLVLTGRCSDARQAEALIRKARPGVVLHSAHRQALQQLGTQP; encoded by the coding sequence ATGAGCCCATCACGCGAGCCAGGGCTGATCCGCCGAGGCGTGTTCTGGCTTCTGCTGCTGGGGCCGCTGTTTTTCCTCAGCTACGGGTTGGCGAACAATCACACGGCCGGGCGCAGTGATGTCGGCAGCCTGGTGTTTGGCTGGGAACGCAACATGCCGCTGTGGCCGTGGACGATCATCCCGTACTGGTCGATCGACCTGCTCTACGGCTTGTCCTTCCTGCTGCCGCGCACGCGCCAGGAAATGGACCGGCACGCGCTGGCGCTGCTCACCGCGCAACTGATCAGCGTCAGCTGCTTCCTGCTCTGGCCGCTGCGCTTCACCTTCGAGCGGCCGGAACTGGGCGGGGTATTCGGCTGGATGTTCGATGTGCTGATGGGCTTCGACCAGCCGTTCAACCAGGCGCCTTCGCTGCATATTGCCCTGCTGGTGATCATCTGGACGATGTTTGCCCGGCACGTGCAGCGCCAGCCCTGGCGTTGGCTGATGCACGGCTGGATGGCACTGATCGGGGTATCGGTGCTGACCACCTGGCAGCACCATTTCGTCGATGTTCCCACAGGGGCATTGGCCGGGTTTGTCTGCGTCTGGTTGTGGCCATATCGGGGGCCGCTGCCGTGGCAGCAGGTAAGCCTTGCGCGGGATGCCAAGCGTTGGCGGTTGGCGTTGTTCTATACAGTGGGTGGGCTGCTGTGCGCAGTGCCTGCCGTTACGTTCGGCGGTACCTGGCTGTGGTTGAGCTGGCCGGCCGTGTCGCTGGTTTTGGTGGCGCTGAACTATGCCGTGCTCGGCGCAGGCGGGTTCCAGAAAGGCGCCGATGGGCGCTTGTCGAATGCAGCCAGCTGGCTGCTGGCGCCGTACCTGGTGGGGGCGTGGGTCAATTCGCGGCTATGGACCTGGCGGCATCCGCAGGCGGATGAAGTGTGTGAAGGCGTCTACCTGGGGCGGATTCCAGGGCATGGCGCGCAGTTCGCTGCGGTGGTCGATTTGTGTGCAGAGCTACCGTGCATTGTTGGCCGCCCTGTCGCAGACACTTGTGGGAGCGGCCTTGTGTCGCGAAAGGGCGCTCCCACAGGGTCCGCGTCAGCCGGTCAGGCAGCGCATGGCTACGCATGTTTTCCTACCCTGGACCTGATCGCCCCGGAAAGCCCATTGCTGCACCAGGCCGCCATCGCCATCGAACGCCTGCGCTCCCAAGGCCCGGTACTGGTCTGCTGCGCCCTGGGCTATTCGCGCAGCGCCAGCGCCGTGGCCGCCTGGCTGGTACTCACAGGCCGCTGCAGTGATGCTCGCCAGGCCGAAGCGCTGATCCGCAAGGCCCGCCCCGGCGTGGTCCTGCACAGCGCACATCGCCAAGCCTTGCAACAGCTAGGGACACAACCATGA
- a CDS encoding bifunctional alpha/beta hydrolase/class I SAM-dependent methyltransferase: protein MRQAQALHFSTHDGVELHYRHWPATRNQHQPRRAVVMFHRGHEHGGRMAHLADELDMPGYDFFAWDARGHGQSPGARGDSPGFATSVRDVQTFIEHIQARHGIAEQDLVVLAQSVGAVLVATWAHDYAPKVRCLVLASPAFKVKLYVPFARTGLKLLKALRGNFFVNSYVKPRLLTHDPERVMSYVADPLISRPISVTMLLGLYEAADRVVADAQAIQLPTQLLVSGADFVVERQPQERFFERLGSARKEMHILPGFFHDTLGERDRAHALRRIERFVEHCFASPAALPSLLDADKTGASCAEAESLAAPLPRNSPRDLYWRATRAGLRLGKGLSEGVKLGFDTGFDSGSTLDYVYRNQPTGKGKLGRLVDQNYLNAIGWRGIRQRKLHVEELLRLAIAHLREQQRPVHIVDIAAGHGRYILEALQELEQLPDSVLLRDYSELNVQQGSALIAEKGLADIARFVHGDAFDRQSLATLEQPPTLAVVSGLYELFASNQLVGNSLAGLADALEDGGYLVYTGQPWHPQLEMIARALTSHRGGEAWVMRRRSQAEMDQLVEAAGFRKLAQRIDEWGIFSVSLAQRVR, encoded by the coding sequence ATGCGCCAAGCGCAAGCGCTGCACTTCTCCACCCATGACGGCGTCGAGCTGCACTACCGTCACTGGCCTGCCACCCGCAACCAACACCAGCCACGCCGGGCCGTGGTGATGTTCCACCGCGGTCACGAACACGGCGGGCGCATGGCCCACCTGGCCGATGAACTGGACATGCCAGGCTACGATTTCTTCGCCTGGGATGCCCGTGGCCACGGCCAGTCGCCGGGCGCGCGCGGCGACAGCCCGGGGTTCGCCACCAGCGTGCGCGATGTGCAGACCTTCATCGAGCATATCCAGGCCCGCCACGGTATCGCCGAACAGGACCTGGTGGTGCTGGCGCAGAGCGTCGGGGCCGTGCTGGTCGCCACCTGGGCCCACGACTACGCGCCCAAGGTGCGCTGCCTGGTGCTGGCCTCGCCAGCGTTCAAGGTCAAACTGTACGTGCCGTTCGCCCGCACCGGCCTGAAGCTGCTGAAGGCCCTGCGCGGCAACTTCTTCGTCAACAGCTACGTCAAGCCTCGCCTGCTTACCCACGACCCTGAGCGGGTCATGTCGTACGTGGCCGACCCGCTGATCAGCCGGCCGATTTCGGTGACCATGCTGCTGGGCCTGTACGAAGCCGCCGACCGGGTGGTGGCGGACGCCCAGGCCATTCAGCTGCCGACCCAGCTGCTGGTATCCGGTGCCGACTTCGTGGTCGAACGCCAGCCGCAGGAACGCTTCTTCGAACGCCTGGGCAGTGCGCGCAAGGAAATGCACATCCTGCCAGGCTTCTTCCATGACACCCTTGGCGAGCGTGATCGGGCCCATGCCCTGCGGCGCATCGAGCGGTTTGTCGAACATTGCTTCGCCAGCCCCGCCGCCCTGCCATCGCTGCTCGATGCCGACAAGACCGGCGCCAGCTGCGCCGAGGCCGAAAGCCTGGCCGCACCGCTACCGCGCAACTCGCCCCGCGACCTTTACTGGCGTGCTACCCGCGCCGGGCTACGCCTGGGCAAAGGGCTGTCCGAAGGGGTGAAGCTGGGTTTCGACACCGGTTTCGATTCGGGCAGTACCCTCGACTACGTGTACCGCAACCAGCCGACCGGCAAAGGCAAGCTCGGCCGCCTGGTCGACCAGAACTACCTCAACGCCATCGGCTGGCGCGGCATCCGCCAGCGCAAGCTGCACGTAGAGGAACTGCTGCGCCTGGCCATCGCCCACCTGCGCGAACAGCAACGGCCGGTGCACATTGTCGATATCGCCGCCGGTCATGGCCGCTACATCCTCGAGGCCCTGCAGGAACTCGAACAGCTGCCGGACTCGGTCCTGCTGCGCGACTACAGCGAACTGAACGTGCAGCAAGGCAGCGCACTGATCGCCGAAAAGGGCCTGGCCGACATCGCCCGCTTCGTCCACGGCGATGCCTTCGACCGCCAGAGCCTGGCCACCCTGGAACAACCTCCGACCCTGGCCGTGGTCTCCGGCTTGTACGAGCTGTTCGCCAGCAACCAGTTGGTGGGCAACTCGCTGGCGGGCCTGGCGGACGCGCTGGAGGATGGCGGCTACCTGGTCTACACCGGCCAGCCGTGGCACCCGCAACTGGAAATGATCGCCCGCGCCCTCACCAGCCACCGCGGCGGCGAAGCCTGGGTGATGCGCCGCCGCAGCCAGGCCGAAATGGACCAGCTGGTAGAGGCGGCGGGCTTCCGCAAGCTGGCCCAGCGCATCGATGAATGGGGCATTTTCAGCGTCAGCCTGGCACAACGGGTGCGCTGA
- a CDS encoding LysR substrate-binding domain-containing protein, translated as MHFDLIDLRLFQHTLECGNITAGASRSHLSLAAASARIRAMEASLGIPLLERNRRGVQPTPAGQALLQHARLITQQVERLQFDLGQYAQGQQGQVRLLCNTAALTEYLPELLAGYLAENPGVSVDVQELPSLRIVQSITQGMADLGIVSTAAPSEHLQTRPFRDDPLVLVTPLRHPLASEVAPSFIDSLAHGYVGLGASSALALYLEEQALREGRRMRVRVRAEGFDGVIRMVAGGAGVGVVPLAAVKRWQGVLPLHWVALTEPWANRRLLVCARDFAALPGYAAGLVTTLTR; from the coding sequence ATGCATTTCGACCTGATCGACCTCAGGCTGTTCCAGCACACCCTGGAGTGCGGCAACATCACCGCCGGCGCCAGCCGCAGCCATCTGTCACTGGCGGCAGCCAGTGCGCGCATCCGTGCCATGGAGGCATCGCTGGGCATCCCTTTGCTGGAACGCAACCGCCGTGGCGTGCAACCAACTCCGGCCGGGCAGGCGCTGCTGCAGCATGCCCGGTTGATAACGCAGCAGGTCGAACGCCTGCAGTTCGACCTGGGCCAGTACGCGCAAGGGCAGCAGGGCCAGGTGCGCCTGCTGTGCAACACGGCGGCGCTCACGGAGTACCTGCCGGAACTGCTGGCCGGCTACCTGGCTGAAAACCCCGGGGTCAGCGTGGATGTGCAGGAGTTGCCGAGCTTGCGCATCGTGCAGTCGATTACCCAGGGCATGGCAGACCTGGGCATCGTGTCCACCGCTGCCCCCAGCGAGCACCTGCAGACCCGGCCGTTTCGCGACGACCCGCTGGTGCTGGTAACGCCGCTGCGCCACCCGTTGGCCAGCGAGGTCGCACCCAGCTTCATCGATAGCCTGGCCCATGGCTATGTCGGCCTGGGGGCCAGTAGTGCATTGGCGTTGTACCTGGAAGAGCAGGCGCTGCGCGAAGGGCGGCGCATGCGGGTTCGGGTGCGGGCCGAGGGGTTCGATGGGGTGATCCGCATGGTCGCGGGCGGGGCCGGGGTGGGGGTGGTGCCGCTGGCCGCGGTGAAGCGTTGGCAGGGGGTGCTGCCGTTGCACTGGGTGGCGCTGACGGAACCATGGGCCAACCGTCGGTTGCTGGTATGTGCACGGGATTTTGCGGCATTGCCGGGGTATGCCGCAGGGTTGGTAACCACCCTCACCCGCTGA
- a CDS encoding CDP-alcohol phosphatidyltransferase family protein, which produces MASIYQLKPRFQALLRPAVQRLYDRGVSANQVTVAAALLSVLLGLLLAALPHLTWLFILVPVWMLLRMALNAVDGMLAREFGQQSTLGAYLNELCDVIADAALYLPFALLVGVSPTLVVLVVLSATFSEYAGVMGPLAGASRRYDGPMGKSDRAFAFGVLGTGVAFGLLNGTWVNGLLLVILALSLYTLYNRVRQGLAETR; this is translated from the coding sequence GTGGCATCGATCTACCAGCTCAAACCGCGCTTCCAGGCCCTGCTCCGCCCAGCAGTCCAGCGCCTTTACGACCGCGGTGTCAGCGCCAACCAGGTCACCGTCGCCGCGGCCCTGCTGTCAGTCCTGCTGGGCCTGCTGCTGGCCGCCCTGCCCCATCTCACCTGGCTGTTCATCCTGGTACCGGTCTGGATGCTGCTGCGCATGGCGCTGAACGCCGTCGACGGCATGCTCGCCCGGGAATTCGGCCAGCAATCCACCCTCGGCGCCTACCTCAACGAACTCTGCGACGTGATCGCCGACGCCGCGCTGTACCTGCCCTTCGCCCTGCTGGTCGGTGTCTCGCCAACCTTGGTCGTACTCGTAGTGCTCAGCGCCACCTTCAGCGAATACGCCGGTGTCATGGGCCCGCTGGCCGGCGCCTCAAGGCGCTACGACGGGCCCATGGGCAAGAGCGACCGGGCCTTTGCCTTCGGTGTGCTGGGCACCGGTGTCGCCTTCGGCCTGCTGAATGGCACCTGGGTCAACGGCTTGTTGCTGGTCATCCTCGCACTCTCGCTCTATACCCTCTACAACCGGGTTCGCCAAGGGCTGGCCGAAACCCGCTGA